The following is a genomic window from Amyelois transitella isolate CPQ chromosome 23, ilAmyTran1.1, whole genome shotgun sequence.
TAAACCAgtttaaatatcatttatttttatcatttatctaCTTATACCGTCATAGAGTTGGCAATAATGTAAGACTATAGAAGTGACAAGTACATAGAGTTGGCAATAATGTAAGACTATAGAAGTGACAAGTACCTACTGGTGAATGTGGCTACTAATTACGCTTTAATCTGCGATTAtttcgcgtttcgctgaaccgattttaatgcggttttcaggaaagtgtttgttacactttgtTGAAGGTTTTAggaatttaaccgacttcaaaaacgCAGGATTACGATCGGAGACGGTTCTCTTTTTTGCAAAagataagtaagtaagtaagtaaatgctttattgttcactaaaggagtacattacaaataaaaacagtacagtacaaaggcgggcttatccctaagtgggatctcttccagccaacctgacaataagaggatcatatacaaaattgagaggcaagggtgaacaacagtTCTTTTACTagtatatagatatttatattaacagcTTTACAACTGCGTACGATGCAAAACGACAAGTCACTTCTATAGATTCATGTACAATAATGGTATTTCTATAGACTTATATTATTGcaatttttaatgattattatgCATACTTGTGTCTATATTTGTCAATAGAATGTAGGAAGCGGTGTCTTGAAGACAAATACATTAatacgaaataaaatgttttttttttgcattaatcaaattcaaaatttttattctgtaATAATAGAGGATACtccatatcgcttaataattgtcaaatcttttggtttcacaacattggttgacgtcaaataaattacttaaaactaagttcccTGCCGCTTCCAATGCGTCAGTGCTGAAGAAGCATCCTCCTtgttaataagtacctattgtCTTCGAAACAAGAAATATTACGAATATCACATTTGGCGAATGTGAATATTAGTCCTGAGAATTCGAATATTCaggtgtggttccctgcaccaataaaaaaaatagaataggaccacttcgtcttgttcccatggatgtcgtaaaaggcgactaagggggataggcttaaaaacttgggactATTCtataaggcgatgggctagcaacctatcactatttgaatctcaattccatcatcaagccaaacagtgTGATGAGTTTaaagaggaaataaaaaatcttgtaaaatattaagtacattttattttacacactaaattaatacaaatcaTATATTTACACAACTGTGATgtgatttttacaataaattgtaCGTTTTTCTTTACCGCCATTGTAAAGAGAAGTTATGTTTTTTGAAGACTAGAATAAAGGTAATTAGTAGATTTTATACTTAACATAATACGACaggatattatttaaattcattcaagTAACCATTGTATTGTAGCTTAGTCATTATTTTAAGGCACATAGTCTATCTTACATAAAATCTCAGATTACTTTGTTATTTTCCTTCTTCGTTATACTAAAGATTTGAAGAACACGTTCATTCATTTTTACTGAATTGTTTCACTAGAATCGGCTCAGCAATTTGGGCAACAACATGTGCATCAAGTAACGTTTAAGTAAGCCATGTTTGTAGTAAAATTGAAGTCAGATTtttctcaatttaaaaaaggttcAGCATTTTCAAACTTTGTCATAGAATTGCAATAAGGAATATCCTCAAAACTTCAGCAGACTATCTTTTAATACTCTTTATTTCtaatagctgtgcccgcgacttcgtccgcgtggaatagttattctgggcatcattgaagccctccaGATGAATAAATtgccccgtttttttttttcaatttttacactatttctttgctccttatagttgcagcgtgatgttatatagccttaagcctacctcgataaatggtctattcaacacaaaaataatttttcaattcacaccagtagttcctgagataagcgcgttcaaacaaacaaactcttcagatttataatataagtatagattttcTACTCAATAAAAGGCGGCAGACTCCCATTCGCCCTGGCCTTCGCAACGTTCTCGTAATAACAAGAGAAATCAACATAACTCTTAACTTTACCATTCTCATCCTCTTGCGGTCTCTCATATGGCTCGAAATCCGAATCGCACGATCGATTCGTATCAACAATCGAGTTGGTATTGTTACTAGACGAGTAATCATCGATTTCGTTGACGGAATTATTCGATTTCGACTGCACTATAGGATTGAAGCGCACGTTGTTTTTTGGCGCCAAACTTTCTTCAATTGGCGGTAGGAAGTTTAAGTTTCTTATAAGCAATGACATGTGAGTGTTGGGTTTTGGGGTTAAGTTGTTTTTGACGCAATAAGACACGAATTCTTCCTCGATTTCTTCGAGAACTGATTGGCTGACCTTTTTGAAGTCTTGCTTCCGGAATTGTTCGACTATAATTTGTGCTAACTGCTTGTTCGTCTGTTCGCTACTACCGCGGGCTTCCTGAATACGTTTGTATACGCCAGCGCTGACTATTACTAGGAATCTGTAAagatacataattaaaacttgaaagaaatgttaataattatcaaacttaatataaatttatcaacAATCTGGCATAAATTGTACATAAAGCAATGTgtatgatagaaaattcaaaaagtacattaaagatgagctttgtaggaaagcctattacagcacggaggagtatattaatgataaacatgtgtggcccgagctggacataacggcctcttaaatgcttgtgcagttttgacatggtgttgacataatttgtacagtttgtacatatattattttatctttatttatttgacgaaatatttgtattgaaatatttaattttacatttattcctattttttaatgtagacaatgtgcattcgtccacgatttagatttaaacgATCTATACtcgtaaattgacgtccgacgaaaatgctgcagtgtagtttctTCTTCTACAAGCTTTGCAAGCGgttgtagttataattagatttatgtgATGTGACGAgtataagtgataccttgttgCGGTCGAGTTAATTAATACCTTAGTTTCTGTAATTGACACACAGATGTCGCTATACAATATTACCTGCAGCTGTGATCCAGTAATATAGGCCCTGTGATCTCTGGAGCGGCCACCACGGGCTCGCTGGCCGCCGCCCGGATGCTGGGGATTGCTTTGTACAGACTCTTCAAGAGGTAATTACATCGTAATAAGTGCTTATCATTTATTCGTGCGATTCTCTATAGCGCCATCTAGCGGACGACGGTCGAGTTGATTAACACCTAACTTAGTTTCTGTAATTTACACACAGATGTCGCTATACAATATTACCTGCAGCTGTGATCCAGTAAAATGGGTCCTGTGATCTCTGGAGCGGCCACCACCGGCTCGCTGGCCGCCGCCCGGATGCTGGGGATGGCTTTGTACAAACTCTTCACTAGGTAATTGCCGAGACAACGAGTGCCCGTCTGGTTGCCAAGATATTGCGCTGTAATTGAGATATGTACGTAACATTaagtgacaaaaataaatagaaaataccaCTGCGCCATTCAAGCAAATAACGAGTTATCATCAGTCTTGCACAGTGGCGCCGTCgtctacacatacatacatataaataatcacgtctatatcccttgcagggtagacagagccaacagtcttgaaaagactaataggccacattgagctttgtggcttaatgatagaattgatgtccaaatagtaacaggaTAAGtactagcctgtcgcctaaaagaagaatcccaagttaataagcctatcccttagtcgccttttacaacattggtgccggaaaccacacggcactaataaaaacttaatatttgtataataatacttgTCTACACAACCACCACTATCATTGATAGTAAGcactgggattcgaacctagTACCTTGATACAGTTATGCCTACTAGATAACCTTAATCACTCAATCACTGATGCTCAGCTGATAAAATTGTGGTCACTTCGGTAAACCGTTTATaacttgaaaagattgaaaaatgtgaatgaagcagaACATCTTTACCTACGTCTCTAGAAAAGAGGTATTACCTAAAGATTACTACTTAAAGAGGGATTATGAATTAAAGTGGTAAGAAAAGAACCTCTTTAATTGATCAATTTTTTCAAACTGCACTGCATCTGACATGCAGGGTAACTATCATATCTTTTactgcctctgtggcgcagcggtagtacgcactgtctgtgacaccggaggtcccgggttcaaatcccggccagggcatgaggagaaaagaactttctctgattagcctgggtcttggatgtttatctatataagtatttattacaaaatatagtatcgttgagttagtatctcgtaacacaagtctcgaacttacttcgaggctaactcaatctgtgtaatttgtcccctatatattgtcccgtatatatttttctataactaAATAATTGACTCACAGTTCCTAAGCTTGCCGACGTCCAGTCCGAGCTGAGCCAATCTCAACAGCTCATCCTCATTATTCAGACTGTGATCCACCGTAAGCTGTAATACCCGCAACACTGAGTTATCATCAGTCTTGCACAGTAGCGCCCTCGTCTCGCCAACGTTCGCAACGAACAACTTGTCGTTGTGGACCAGAGCTATGACGACGGTGGCGCCACCTGACAGATGCTTGTCGATTTCTTTCAGACGGGCGAGTATCGAGTTTTGGGACATCTGCAAATAATtagcaacaatataaataaatgtgccgtgtggttcccggcaccatatacaaaaaagaataggaccactccatcactttcccatggatgtcgtaaaaggcgactaagggataggcttgcaaacttggaattctttttaaggcgttggctagcatcctgtcactatttgaatctcaatcctatcttaaagccaaatagctaaacttggccattcagtcttttcaagactgttggctctgtctagcccacaatgGATacagacgtggccatatgtaagtatgtatgttaaaaataaaatcaaatatatttatacttctatagataaatatcccagaattagaataaattgaattcttatcatgccctggcctgGATTCGAAATTGGGACCTccaatgtcacagacaagcgcactacacAGAGATACTAGTTTGTAACAATACTAAATCAATATTTAGTAAGTCTTTAGTTGAATTGACCTTCTCGTTATCCTTTACAATTTGATAAACTAATAAgtaattagaatagaatagatttattttcaaacttggatacaaggtatcacttattgacgtcacatcacttaaatctaattactaccgcttccaaagcgcatgtctagaagaagcggcgaacTACACTGCCGCTTTTTCATCAGACATCAATTTACtaatctcttaaatctaaatcgtggaatCATTGTAAAATCATAAAGAaagaattaatgaaaaatagaaTTACCTGTGAATCTGTAGTCTGCAGCTGGTATTGTAAGCTGGTGCGCTCCGCTATCATGGCGTCGTAATTCTCATTGTACGCCTTCTCCACGGACACGAATGCATTcctgaaatttaattattcctATAATATTTGTTCCTTTGCACAGTGACCTCAGCTATAGAAAAACTAGCCACGAGGATgtggtatttttcttttgatttgataaaatttgggaCATAGGAAGACTATAGAGTATAGACTTTCAGAAGTAAGATTTCTGTGGAAATTCCTACCTCGGGCAAACatgttgatgaaattatcattGAACATGTGAATGTCAATGCCATacatgttatacatacatacatactatggtcacgtctatttcccttgcggggtagacagagccagtcttgaaaagactgaatggccacgttcagctattaggcttaatgatagaattgagattcaaatagtgacaggttgctagcccatcgccttaaaaagaatcccaagtttgtaagcatatcccttagtcgccccttacgacatccacgggaaagagatggagtggtcctattcttttttgtattggtgcctagaaccacacggcacggcaacCATACATGTTATGGCGATAGTAAACTAAACCACAAAGACAAGTTAACTGTATGGAAATAATGAATGCATGATTTATCCAGATTATTCAACAGCTTATACAGAAAGCTAAATTGTAGGAAGTGGGATAACCTCGCCAAGCATGTACTACGTTTTCTGCGTgcaacaataatatttatcggTACGTCACATAGGTATTCCTTCTACCGCAATAAATGTTATCACTTGAAAATTACCTTAGCCTATCCCGTATTTCCTCATCGGTGGTGCTGTTGGACGAAGTGGTCGGAAACAGAATCTCCACGGCCATCCTCTGCATAATGAACTTGGCCGCGTCCAGCCCATTGTGAGGTTCAAATACTCCGTACAAACATCTGAAAGCATCAATCATCAGTTAAAACTGTATGGGTTCAAAATACTCTAGAATCTGTTACCCAAATATGACTTACTCTGCCAACAACTCACAgttgtggaaagaaaaaaatattaaaaaaatatgatcaaatttataacctccttacatacgtaaaatcacacctttttctcggaggggtaggcagaggcttagtctttccacttgccacgatctctgcatacttccttcgcttcatccacatccataacactcttcatgcaaaaCCTCCTTTTTTGTCAATAATGTTCCAATAGTCATTAACGGCATTAAATCCCCCCTTTGTACACTTATTGTGCAatcgttttaaataaataaatagtgcaATATAGTGCCAATAGTCACAATGAAatggttttttaaaatatttaatttctatgATTTCAACATACTATAGGCAAATTAGTttagtataaatttttttgtagcgCACAAAATAAGCCTAGCCTTGTAACACTATAGAAaggcaacaaaaaaaaacaaaggtagtctctgcctaacactccgggaaagaggcgtgatattatgtatgtatgtatgtcttccAGAAAATAATTCTTTGCAGTTTTTACGGAAAGAGAGTACAATCAAGGAAAagattgaatctcaattctattttaaagcttTCCagctacctatatacatatgtgtccagtctttttgtttttaccaTGATCGATATTTTATGGTGGAATGGgtacaaataaaagtaaaaacttaCGAGTTTTCATCCATTTGGCAATAGAAAACCAAGTAGTCATCGTTCGTGTTAGAATTTCCGCCTAATCTTGAGAAATAGGAGGCGACGCAGGTATTCCTGCACTTGGGCAAGTCGTCTGTCCACAACCGAGCAATCATATTCTCAAATTTATTCCCGATATACgctattttaaagaaaatcgaATAGGAAAATCGGCAAGGGTaagacaaatttatttttacatcaacaaaatatattcgTTGGTTATTTCATTTGACATATTTTCAACTTTAATGACAATGACAGATCGCTTTTTTCCTTTGTGCGTAATTTGTCACAAACATTCATTAGAAAAATGCCAAGACAGCTCTAATTACTATAACAACAGAACAATACcgaaatagatttatattgtacAATAATATCTTTAATCTGCactaatacttaataaaacgCAAAGAGAAGGAGGAGGAGGAATAAATTAAGGAATAATTCTaagagaaatataataatatgttggATCTCTCACTCTCACCATAccacaataaatgaaaataatgaaattccaCAAAATATAAGCTTTTTAGGGATATCTACATAAACgagtattaatttataacattgGTTACGTGAGAAATCGTTACCACTTCCGGAGTACTGAACCACAGAGGTCATGAATCTACATGCTAAATGGGTGCTAATGAAGTAGGTCACACGATTGTACTTATTACCTACGACTACGAAAATCACATTGCTAATAGCGACTCAGCGACCATGTGCGTGTACAGTGGCCTACAATAgaaatgtaggtaggtaggtataccaTTTGAATTCGTGGcctataattattttcgataTTGAGGGCTCTATTTACCCGTCAGGTATAAAGAGGTGATTATTTGAGAGTCGTTTCGTGttttaacagttttttttacacgaagcgaagTCTACCAAGTAGGTCTgtgcccaatccaggatcatatAGCCAAAGATGTACCCCGATCGTATTTCTCGATGATAGAAAAACTATTATCACCGTATTTAATAAGGTACATGTAGATAGGTTCCTACTTACCTACTCACTcattagataatttttttttaatacaattagtCACTTCAAGTATTACCATGACTTAGCACTGCCTATCCATAATCCATATTCTTAGATAGGGACAAGGAAAATGtaacgtacattagtttgattgctaaccgTTCCATTTACGCCGAGGGTAAATATCGTATGGAATCTTATAGtactgtatgtataaatggATTATGTTATGTCCCCCTGAACTAGCTGAtgcccacgacttcgttcGTCGTAAAAGTTTAGTGAAAAAGCTGACCCTCTGTATTACCCCATAAAGGAGATTTTGATATACCAGTTTCTGAAGTTAAACCAAGCTTAGCACAtctgaaaaattaaacatttggGAGCAACAATTTTCGCATGATTCCTAGAAAcagacaaattacaaaaatcaaatttttattttcgctACCTTTAGTTTTATATAGATCCCCCCATGATCCTTTGGGAATATCTTACAAGTAAAGACATTAGtaagttactattttattgtaagGATTAGTTCAGGTCACTCTTTGGCTACTTTTCTTTATGGAATTTCAACAGAAGTGAAGCCCAAGGCAAAACCTTGTACAGTTAGTGGTATAAGTACAGTTGCACCTCTATTTTATGTATGGCTGTTGGAGGAGCGTCAAGCCTTCGCCTAAAACTGTCCCGCTGATTACAACGAAGTTTATGCCCTTCAGGCAAACTATGTTCacattatcaaaaaaaaatttattatgtatatgcCATTACACCCACAGAAAATTTACTGATCAGTGATCATTCAGGATCCTATTTTGGAAATAGAAGGTACAGTCAACAGTAGAGAAACTTGACCTATGTTTTAGGTTTTACTTTGTTTGAACAGGGAACGTGTAAAATTGACCATACAATGTGTgggagaaaaataataaacataattcatGGACCAAAGTTTTAATGTCACATTTGCACATTACACAAAACCttgaatcatttttatttttacgatttttatgtttttattatacatcaTTAGCTCCATAACCTAAAGAGCTATATGTGACTAaagttccatttttaaatctattttgtttttaaaatgagaAGCATATCTCTTGGACATGAACCAACaactttagaaaatattatttaaaaatattatttggtgTATCAACAccctttttatttcttatacatatatttcctGGTGACACGCTGAAATAatgcattattttatagactatgtATAAAGTGCTATAGCCAATATATCAAcaatccacatttataactttttcaaCACGAGCACCAGGCTGTTGTTGAATAACTATTGTTTTCTATTGTTACCCACGAGGGTTGTAAGGCTTGCTAATTTCTAAAGTGTAAAAATC
Proteins encoded in this region:
- the LOC106140319 gene encoding TGF-beta-activated kinase 1 and MAP3K7-binding protein 1; amino-acid sequence: MIARLWTDDLPKCRNTCVASYFSRLGGNSNTNDDYLVFYCQMDENSCLYGVFEPHNGLDAAKFIMQRMAVEILFPTTSSNSTTDEEIRDRLRNAFVSVEKAYNENYDAMIAERTSLQYQLQTTDSQMSQNSILARLKEIDKHLSGGATVVIALVHNDKLFVANVGETRALLCKTDDNSVLRVLQLTVDHSLNNEDELLRLAQLGLDVGKLRNSQYLGNQTGTRCLGNYLVKSLYKAIPSIRAAASEPVVAAPEITGPILLDHSCRFLVIVSAGVYKRIQEARGSSEQTNKQLAQIIVEQFRKQDFKKVSQSVLEEIEEEFVSYCVKNNLTPKPNTHMSLLIRNLNFLPPIEESLAPKNNVRFNPIVQSKSNNSVNEIDDYSSSNNTNSIVDTNRSCDSDFEPYERPQEDENGKVKSYVDFSCYYENVAKARANGSLPPFIE